In the Thermococcus sp. MAR1 genome, one interval contains:
- a CDS encoding CDC48 family AAA ATPase: MTEKREVKLKVASAYQRDVGRGIVRIDRKAMREIGVQSGDIIEIIGTKNTAAVVWPAYPEDEGLSIIRMDGTIRKNAGVGLGDEVTVRKAEVKEAKKVIVAPTEPIRFGHDFVEWFHSRLVGRPVVRGDYIKVGILGQELTFVVTATTPAGIVQITEFTEFQVSEKPVKEVSKTAALGVTYEDIGGLKDVIQKVREMIELPLKHPEIFEKLGIEPPKGVLLYGPPGTGKTLLAKAVANEANAHFIAINGPEIMSKYYGESEERLREVFKEAEENAPAIIFIDEIDAIAPKREETHGEVEKRVVSQLLTLMDGLKSRGKVIVIGATNRPDAIDPALRRPGRFDRELEVGVPDKAGRKEILQIHTRGMPIEPEFRRGRVIEILEELERNDAYRESAEKALMKVKNARDEEIPEILRGIDERLYDEVKARLIDGLLEELAEVTHGFVGADLAALAREAAMAALRRLIKEGKIDFEAEHIPKEVLEELRVTRKDFYEALKMVEPSALREVLLEVPNVRWDDIGGLEEVKEELKEAVEWPLKYPEAFLGLGITPPKGILLYGPPGTGKTLLAKAVANESEANFIAIKGPEVLSKWVGESEKNIREIFRKARQAAPTVIFIDEIDAIAPRRGTDVNRVTDRLINQLLTEMDGIQENSGVVVIAATNRPDIIDPALLRPGRFDRLILVPAPDEKARLEIFKVHTRRVPLAEDVSLEELAKRTEGYTGADIEAVVREAAMLAMRRALQEGIIRPGMKADEIRGKVKVTMKDFESTLKKIGPSVSEETMDYYRKIQEQFKQSRG, from the coding sequence ATGACCGAAAAGAGAGAAGTTAAGCTCAAGGTTGCCTCTGCCTATCAGCGTGACGTTGGCAGGGGGATAGTTAGAATAGACCGCAAAGCCATGCGCGAGATCGGTGTCCAGAGCGGCGACATCATCGAGATAATCGGAACCAAGAACACTGCTGCCGTTGTGTGGCCGGCTTACCCTGAGGATGAAGGACTGAGCATCATCAGAATGGACGGAACCATAAGGAAGAACGCCGGCGTCGGCCTCGGCGATGAGGTTACCGTGAGGAAGGCCGAGGTCAAGGAGGCGAAGAAGGTCATCGTTGCACCAACCGAGCCGATTCGCTTCGGCCACGACTTCGTTGAGTGGTTCCACAGCAGGCTCGTCGGAAGGCCGGTCGTCAGGGGTGACTACATCAAGGTCGGAATCCTCGGCCAGGAGCTGACCTTCGTAGTCACCGCGACAACTCCAGCCGGGATAGTCCAGATAACCGAGTTCACGGAGTTCCAGGTCAGCGAGAAACCTGTTAAGGAGGTCTCCAAGACCGCCGCCCTCGGAGTCACCTACGAGGACATAGGCGGCCTTAAGGACGTCATTCAGAAGGTCAGGGAGATGATAGAGCTCCCGCTCAAGCACCCGGAGATATTCGAGAAGCTCGGCATCGAGCCGCCCAAAGGTGTCTTACTCTACGGCCCGCCCGGAACCGGTAAGACCCTCCTGGCAAAGGCCGTCGCCAACGAGGCAAACGCGCACTTCATAGCCATCAACGGGCCGGAGATAATGAGCAAGTACTACGGCGAGAGTGAGGAGCGCCTTAGGGAAGTCTTCAAGGAGGCTGAAGAGAACGCTCCGGCGATAATCTTCATAGACGAGATCGACGCGATAGCTCCAAAGAGGGAAGAGACCCACGGCGAGGTCGAGAAGAGAGTCGTCAGCCAGCTGCTCACGCTGATGGACGGCCTCAAGAGCAGGGGTAAGGTAATAGTCATCGGCGCAACCAACAGGCCGGACGCTATAGACCCGGCACTGAGGAGGCCCGGCAGGTTCGACCGCGAGCTTGAGGTCGGCGTCCCCGACAAGGCCGGCAGGAAAGAGATACTCCAGATACACACCAGGGGAATGCCCATCGAGCCGGAGTTCAGAAGGGGAAGGGTCATCGAGATACTGGAGGAGCTGGAGAGGAACGACGCCTACCGCGAGAGCGCCGAGAAAGCTTTGATGAAGGTCAAGAACGCGAGGGACGAGGAGATCCCGGAGATACTCAGGGGCATAGACGAGAGGCTCTACGACGAGGTCAAGGCCAGGCTCATCGATGGACTTCTCGAAGAGCTGGCTGAAGTCACCCACGGCTTCGTCGGTGCCGACCTCGCAGCACTGGCGAGGGAGGCAGCGATGGCCGCTCTGAGAAGGCTCATCAAGGAGGGCAAGATCGACTTCGAGGCCGAGCACATACCCAAGGAGGTCCTTGAGGAGCTCAGGGTCACCAGGAAGGACTTCTACGAGGCCCTCAAGATGGTCGAGCCTTCCGCTCTGAGAGAGGTGCTCCTTGAGGTTCCGAACGTCCGCTGGGACGACATAGGCGGACTGGAGGAGGTCAAGGAGGAGCTGAAAGAGGCAGTGGAGTGGCCGCTCAAGTACCCGGAGGCCTTCCTCGGGCTCGGCATAACCCCGCCGAAGGGCATACTCCTCTACGGACCGCCGGGAACGGGTAAGACTCTCCTGGCCAAGGCCGTCGCCAACGAGAGCGAGGCCAACTTCATAGCCATCAAGGGCCCAGAGGTGCTCAGCAAGTGGGTGGGCGAGAGCGAAAAGAACATCCGCGAGATATTCAGGAAGGCCCGCCAGGCGGCTCCAACGGTGATATTCATCGACGAGATAGACGCGATAGCCCCTAGGAGAGGCACGGACGTGAACAGGGTCACCGACAGGCTCATCAACCAGCTCTTGACAGAGATGGACGGAATCCAGGAGAACAGCGGAGTGGTTGTCATAGCTGCAACCAACAGGCCCGACATCATAGACCCTGCCCTGCTCAGGCCCGGCAGGTTCGACAGGCTGATACTCGTTCCAGCTCCGGATGAGAAGGCCAGACTGGAGATATTCAAGGTGCACACCAGGAGAGTTCCGCTGGCAGAAGACGTCAGCCTCGAAGAGCTTGCCAAGAGAACAGAGGGCTACACCGGTGCGGACATCGAGGCGGTGGTGAGAGAGGCAGCGATGCTCGCCATGAGGAGAGCGCTCCAGGAGGGCATCATAAGGCCCGGCATGAAGGCCGACGAGATAAGGGGGAAGGTCAAGGTGACGATGAAGGACTTCGAAAGCACTCTCAAGAAGATAGGCCCCAGCGTGAGCGAGGAGACCATGGATTACTACAGGAAGATTCAGGAGCAGTTCAAGCAGTCACGCGGCTGA
- a CDS encoding transposase, which translates to MNVRRLELLFALTLVLMMYVYPLALMGLWLLMRELVEYRGSIRRSLIVFIASLPLYGAKIVLGISGWSRTLGITPVETSPAVINAVHVFFLALQFLSLYFLYRALSRMSDDTGAEMLKTGGLMLLVAIPLHFVAITAYFIATWMGLVLIIYGLEQTVGPPNIGKA; encoded by the coding sequence ATGAACGTTAGAAGGCTTGAGCTTCTTTTCGCGCTCACGCTGGTTCTGATGATGTACGTCTACCCGCTGGCCCTCATGGGCCTATGGCTCCTCATGAGGGAGCTCGTGGAGTATAGGGGGAGCATCAGAAGGTCGCTCATCGTTTTCATCGCCTCACTCCCCCTCTACGGGGCAAAGATAGTCCTCGGGATCTCCGGATGGAGCAGAACACTCGGAATAACTCCCGTGGAGACCAGCCCCGCGGTGATAAACGCCGTCCACGTATTCTTCCTGGCCCTGCAGTTCCTCAGCCTGTACTTCCTCTACCGCGCCCTCTCGAGGATGTCCGACGACACCGGGGCGGAGATGCTGAAGACCGGCGGGCTCATGCTCCTCGTTGCCATACCACTCCACTTCGTCGCGATAACGGCCTACTTTATTGCGACGTGGATGGGGCTAGTCCTGATAATCTACGGGCTTGAGCAGACGGTCGGTCCACCAAACATCGGAAAAGCCTGA
- a CDS encoding M67 family metallopeptidase → MMMVIHPKDLKRIIKAAENSRGEICGFLFGHRDGERIEVKEVRFVPNRLSGDAFEMEPLEMVRAIDDAEKRGLEVVGIFHSHLKCPPRPSGRDLGGMRLWPVVWLIVTSKGEVRAWILKEGKVEAVEVEDEVDSVRGDIEELAKSVRRGMFNGGGTGKELEELRIEAHAQRELD, encoded by the coding sequence ATGATGATGGTTATTCACCCAAAAGATTTAAAACGGATTATCAAAGCAGCGGAAAATTCACGGGGGGAGATATGCGGCTTCCTCTTTGGCCACAGGGACGGGGAGCGGATTGAAGTCAAGGAAGTCCGCTTCGTCCCCAACAGACTGAGTGGAGATGCCTTCGAGATGGAGCCGCTCGAAATGGTGAGGGCCATCGACGATGCCGAGAAACGGGGCCTTGAGGTGGTAGGCATCTTCCATTCCCATCTGAAGTGCCCGCCGAGACCGAGCGGCAGGGATTTAGGGGGCATGAGGCTCTGGCCGGTCGTCTGGCTGATAGTTACGTCGAAGGGCGAGGTTAGAGCATGGATTCTGAAGGAGGGAAAGGTTGAGGCGGTGGAGGTTGAGGACGAGGTTGACTCTGTTAGGGGGGATATAGAGGAACTCGCCAAGAGCGTGAGGAGGGGGATGTTCAACGGAGGAGGAACAGGGAAAGAACTCGAAGAATTGAGAATCGAAGCCCACGCACAGAGGGAACTTGATTAA
- a CDS encoding molybdopterin-guanine dinucleotide biosynthesis protein MobB, whose amino-acid sequence MRGIAFVGFKKSGKTTTVEAVAKVLKERGYRVVIAKSMHADFDREGSDTWRFSKVADAVLLRANDTDALLFNAKDINALFSMISADFLLLEGFKYLQHVPKVICARDANEVRELNDGLAIAVSGVIASAGVDEVDGLQVIDATKEPEKLADLVEKRAFMLPNIDCGLCGFRCAEMARMIVSGEKTLRDCVVLSSKPKVTVKIDGQPLPMKDWVQELVEKTIKGMLSAMKGYREGRRIEIVIRDD is encoded by the coding sequence ATGAGGGGCATTGCCTTCGTGGGCTTCAAGAAGAGCGGGAAAACGACGACGGTTGAGGCCGTCGCGAAGGTTTTGAAGGAACGCGGCTACCGGGTGGTAATAGCTAAGAGCATGCACGCCGACTTCGACAGAGAGGGGAGCGATACGTGGCGCTTCTCAAAGGTCGCCGATGCCGTCCTCCTCAGGGCGAACGATACCGATGCACTGCTCTTCAACGCCAAGGACATCAACGCGCTCTTCTCGATGATCTCCGCCGATTTCCTCCTGCTCGAGGGGTTCAAATACCTTCAGCACGTCCCCAAGGTCATATGCGCGAGGGACGCAAATGAAGTCAGGGAGCTCAACGACGGCCTAGCAATAGCGGTGAGTGGGGTCATTGCCTCAGCCGGCGTTGATGAGGTAGATGGTCTCCAGGTTATAGATGCCACCAAAGAGCCGGAAAAGCTAGCGGATTTGGTGGAGAAGAGGGCCTTCATGCTCCCCAACATAGACTGCGGCCTCTGCGGCTTCCGCTGTGCGGAAATGGCCAGGATGATAGTGAGCGGCGAGAAAACGCTGAGGGACTGCGTTGTCCTCAGCTCAAAGCCCAAGGTGACCGTTAAGATAGACGGGCAACCATTGCCCATGAAGGACTGGGTGCAGGAGCTCGTCGAGAAAACTATCAAAGGCATGCTCTCGGCTATGAAGGGCTACCGCGAGGGGAGAAGGATAGAGATCGTGATTAGGGACGATTAA
- a CDS encoding LSm family protein, whose amino-acid sequence MGEKQYLLDKTLETWKGKRVALAVSNEHSFTGILEDFDEEVILLRDVVDIAGNRAKALVVKIDDLNWIMLL is encoded by the coding sequence ATGGGCGAGAAGCAGTACCTGCTTGATAAGACCCTTGAGACCTGGAAGGGGAAGAGGGTTGCCCTGGCGGTTAGCAACGAGCATTCCTTCACCGGAATCCTGGAGGACTTCGATGAGGAGGTCATACTCCTGAGGGACGTCGTCGATATAGCGGGAAACAGGGCAAAGGCCCTCGTGGTGAAGATAGACGACCTCAACTGGATAATGCTCCTGTGA
- a CDS encoding sodium-dependent transporter, with the protein MSLGYLSLVVAAFMIGLGNIWKFPALAFQHGLGGIIVYVIFVAMMIPLIAVALESTKHKRYELLEYYLKEYQRPAFGFMFLLFNILLLSYYSIVGGWTLSSLVIEDVTSSFTGNIITLLFVFALLILILVRGREKTLDVMVISVGLFFLAVVATIIGMYTTVPDKGAIGHFIGQAFAWKGISGTTIKDMAVQAAYSVSLGMGFYLILGAFLPDEISGTKLASIGVALDTFASILATFVIAMVLAVDPSIPIQGTALLFQGLPRVMLDILKLPALLYLLSFAVFLAALSSMIPIGETIVRIYEEFTRLPREKAVIIIIGATAVIGLANVFGMHFGVDTITVLDGAVSTFVLFGGIIAAWAAIEHREYVPKEVKNAAYPGIVLVGILGLYSLFHMIKGGQYVSFVLLVGIVGMALALNGKLRDYLEAR; encoded by the coding sequence ATGAGTCTTGGATATCTAAGCTTGGTCGTGGCGGCCTTTATGATAGGTCTCGGAAACATATGGAAGTTCCCGGCCCTGGCATTCCAGCACGGACTTGGAGGAATAATAGTGTACGTAATCTTCGTCGCAATGATGATTCCCCTTATAGCGGTTGCCCTGGAGAGCACCAAACACAAGAGGTATGAACTGCTCGAATATTACCTAAAGGAGTACCAAAGGCCCGCGTTTGGCTTCATGTTCCTACTGTTCAACATACTCCTCTTGAGCTACTATTCGATAGTCGGGGGATGGACCCTCAGTTCTCTGGTCATTGAAGACGTTACCTCCAGTTTTACCGGGAACATCATTACTTTGCTCTTCGTCTTTGCACTGCTGATATTGATACTGGTCAGGGGAAGGGAGAAAACGCTTGACGTTATGGTTATCTCCGTTGGTCTGTTTTTCCTGGCAGTTGTAGCCACGATAATCGGCATGTACACTACCGTTCCGGACAAAGGGGCAATAGGACACTTCATAGGACAAGCGTTTGCATGGAAAGGAATAAGCGGCACGACCATCAAAGATATGGCAGTGCAAGCCGCATATTCCGTGAGTCTCGGTATGGGTTTCTACCTAATCCTCGGTGCATTCCTTCCAGATGAGATATCGGGAACAAAGCTCGCTTCTATTGGAGTGGCCCTTGATACGTTTGCCTCAATATTGGCCACCTTTGTCATCGCAATGGTCCTCGCGGTTGACCCGAGCATACCAATCCAGGGGACGGCATTGCTCTTCCAGGGGCTTCCACGGGTGATGCTTGATATCCTAAAACTTCCAGCTCTCCTATACCTCCTCAGCTTCGCGGTCTTCCTTGCGGCACTGTCAAGTATGATCCCAATTGGAGAGACCATCGTGAGAATATACGAGGAGTTCACGAGACTCCCCAGGGAGAAGGCAGTTATTATCATCATCGGAGCAACCGCGGTAATTGGTCTCGCAAACGTTTTTGGAATGCACTTCGGCGTTGACACCATTACCGTTCTTGACGGTGCGGTGTCCACCTTCGTCCTCTTTGGAGGGATAATAGCCGCTTGGGCGGCGATAGAGCACAGGGAGTACGTTCCAAAGGAGGTAAAAAACGCCGCGTATCCAGGCATTGTCCTTGTGGGAATACTTGGACTTTATTCGCTATTCCACATGATTAAGGGAGGACAGTACGTCTCGTTTGTGCTTTTGGTCGGCATAGTTGGAATGGCCCTTGCGTTGAATGGCAAGCTAAGGGATTATCTTGAGGCAAGGTAA
- a CDS encoding 6-hydroxymethylpterin diphosphokinase MptE-like protein: MDWEEWRPFYLRIVREMGYSVEGDRRSARILRALLLEGDEYILRDELATVVGKRVYVFGCGPSLENALAEHDFSDGTLIAADGATSALLEHDMVPDIIVSDLDGRIPDLKLANDRGAFMVVHAHGDNVDKLTAYVPLFSRILGTTQTEPLDIVYNFGGFTDGDRAAFLAEELGAREIILVGFDFGETVGRWSKPGLREHVPVWESKRKKFEFAKELLEWLKKNGKAKVRTL, encoded by the coding sequence ATGGACTGGGAAGAATGGAGGCCCTTCTACCTCCGCATCGTTCGGGAGATGGGGTACTCGGTGGAGGGAGACAGAAGATCCGCCAGAATCCTGAGGGCACTGCTCCTTGAGGGTGATGAGTACATCCTGAGGGATGAGTTAGCCACCGTCGTCGGGAAAAGGGTCTACGTCTTCGGTTGCGGTCCAAGTCTGGAGAATGCTTTGGCAGAGCACGACTTCTCAGATGGGACTCTTATAGCGGCCGATGGGGCAACATCAGCGCTCCTCGAGCATGATATGGTGCCCGACATCATCGTTTCCGACCTCGACGGCAGGATTCCCGATCTGAAGCTGGCAAACGACCGGGGAGCGTTCATGGTGGTCCATGCGCACGGTGACAACGTGGATAAACTGACCGCCTACGTGCCGCTCTTCTCTAGGATACTGGGAACGACCCAGACTGAACCGCTGGACATAGTTTACAACTTCGGCGGCTTTACTGACGGCGACAGGGCCGCTTTTCTGGCAGAGGAACTGGGGGCGAGGGAAATAATCCTCGTCGGCTTCGACTTCGGCGAGACCGTGGGGAGGTGGAGCAAGCCCGGCTTGAGGGAGCACGTTCCGGTCTGGGAGAGCAAGAGGAAGAAGTTTGAGTTCGCAAAGGAACTGCTGGAATGGCTGAAGAAAAATGGAAAAGCAAAGGTAAGAACGCTCTGA